The following are from one region of the Coffea eugenioides isolate CCC68of chromosome 2, Ceug_1.0, whole genome shotgun sequence genome:
- the LOC113754145 gene encoding E3 ubiquitin-protein ligase SINA-like 10, translating into MARFSLGDEADERERSDPSSSSSRPTPKRQKLTVSPQPQPSQPAVDAPIQTNDLVQVVEGDAEEEEEEESEYEIEAEEEGSEYEDQEEEDDDEDDDDDQEEDDRILQPQPEVNEDGNRDGPISVTLTDPDVLDCPICIEPLSIPVFQCENGHIACSSCCLKIRNKCPSCSWPIGYNRCRAIEKVLESVKVSCRNIKYGCTQMVRYCNKHEHENTCILAPCSCPLLDCNFVGSAWQLYSHFKLRHPASGNTFLLAKPFSISLEKSQRSIILREGDGNIIFILNHFNERHGSAINIVRIAPLESGTRFSYDLTVRDGDTSIRLQSSVESIRKWVDCAPAKKFLLVPCYYTRNCGQLELDVCIRAEQSCSRSSGNNMKFLFTRAD; encoded by the exons ATGGCGAGATTCTCTCTGGGAGATGAAGCGGATGAACGAGAAAGGTCCGATCCCAGCAGCAGCAGCTCCAGACCCACCCCTAAGAGGCAAAAACTCACAGTCTCGCCGCAACCCCAACCATCCCAGCCAGCGGTGGATGCACCTATACAAACAAATGATTTAGTTCAAGTAGTGGAAGGGGACgcagaggaagaggaagaagaagagtcTGAATATGAAATTGAAGCCGAGGAAGAAGGGTCTGAGTACGAAgaccaagaagaagaagacgatGACGAAGACGACGACGATGATCAGGAGGAAGACGACCGGATTCTGCAGCCGCAGCCTGAGGTAAACGAGGACGGCAATAGAGATGGGCCCATTTCCGTTACCCTTACTGACCCGGATGTATTGGATTGCCCTATCTGCATTGAGCCCCTCAGCATCCCTGTTTTTCAg TGCGAGAATGGGCATATAGCATGCAGCTCTTGCTGCTTAAAGATTCGTAACAAGTGTCCATCCTGCTCTTGGCCAATCGGGTACAACCGATGCCGAGCCATTGAGAAAGTGCTTGAATCGGTGAAAGTGTCATGCAGAAACATTAAGTATGGGTGCACGCAGATGGTGAGATACTGTAATAAGCATGAACATGAGAATACATGCATTCTTGCACCTTGTTCATGTCCTCTTCTTGACTGCAACTTTGTTGGCTCTGCCTGGCAATTATATTCACATTTtaagctaagacatccagcttcTGGCAACACTTTCCTTTTGGCCAAGCCCTTCTCTATTTCTTTGGAGAAAAGCCAAAGGTCTATAATTCTTCGAGAGGGTGATGGAAATATTATCTTTATCCTGAATCACTTCAACGAACGACATGGAAGTGCAATAAATATTGTTCGTATTGCACCGTTAGAATCAGGTACTCGGTTTTCTTATGATCTTACTGTAAGAGACGGGGATACATCTATTAGACTGCAATCTTCCGTAGAAAGCATCCGAAAGTGGGTTGATTGCGCTCCTGCAAAGAAGTTTCTTCTGGTTCCATGCTATTATACCAGGAATTGTGGACAGCTTGAGTTGGACGTATGCATACGGGCCGAACAATCTTGTTCTCGCTCAAGTGGTAATAACATGAAGTTCTTGTTTACCAGGGCTGATTGA
- the LOC113760401 gene encoding LOW QUALITY PROTEIN: ATP-dependent Clp protease proteolytic subunit 3, chloroplastic (The sequence of the model RefSeq protein was modified relative to this genomic sequence to represent the inferred CDS: deleted 1 base in 1 codon) encodes MERGCLGFTTAPAHSMPTTFPHPNNSFSKQFHQLVPSPSTTVSTIKQNISSKSISSRRIRNGFSVRASKQAFSAASSGNNLSSNWDISNYSAAPSLLPRFEELDTTNMLLRQRIVFLGSQIDDATADFVVSQLLFLDAEDNKKDIKLFINSPGGSVTAGMGIYDAMKLCKADVSTICMGLAASMGAFLLACGSKGKRFCMPNARVMIHQPLGTAGGKATEMSIRIREMAYHKIKLNKILSRVSGKPEEQIEVDTDRDYFMNPWEAKEYGLVDAVIDDGKPGLVAPIIDATPPPKTRVWDLWKIEGSRKARKNLPSEEKIFQNGYVGGENEEGRGTEQREEAPTQS; translated from the exons ATGGAAAGGGGTTGTCTTGGCTTCACAACAGCCCCGGCACATTCAATGCCAACAACTTTCCCCCATCCAAACAATTCTTTTTCAAAACAATTCCATCAATTAGTCCCTTCTCCATCGACAACTGTAAGCACAATAAAGCAGAATATTAGTTCCAAGAGCATAAGTAGTAGAAGAATAAGAAATGGGTTTTCTGTTAGAGCATCAAAGCAGGCCTTTTCTGCTGCTAGCTCCGGAAATAATTTATCCAGCAACTGGGATATCTCCAATTACTCTGCTGCACCTTCTTTGCTGCCCAGATTTGAAGAACTCGATACCACCAATATGCTTCTTCGCCAGAGGATTGTTTTCTTGGGTTCTCAG ATTGACGATGCTACTGCAGATTTTGTCGTTAGCCAGCTATTGTTTCTTGATGCTGAAGACAATAAAAAGGACATTAAATTGTTCATCAATTCGCCTGGGGGCTCTGTTACTGCTG GTATGGGAATATATGATGCTATGAAATTGTGCAAGGCTGATGTTTCTACAATCTGCATGGGGCTTGCTGCTTCCATGGGTGCATTTCTCCTTGCATGTGGTAGTAAAGGGAAGAGATTCTGCATGCCAAATGCAAGGGTGATGATCCACCAGCCTCTTGGAACTGCAGGAGGCAAA GCAACAGAGATGAGCATAAGGATACGAGAAATGGCGTACCACAAAATCAAATTGAACAAAATACTATCAAGAGTCAGTGGAAAGCCTGAAGAGCAG ATTGAAGTGGATACTGATCGGGATTACTTCATGAATCCTTGGGAGGCAAAGGAGTATGGTTTAGTTGATGCAGTGATTGATGATGGCAAGCCAGGATTAGTTGCACCGATTATCGATGCCACACCTCCACCCAAAACCCGGGTGTGGGATTTATGGAAAATTGAAGGTAGTAGGAAAGCCAGGAAGAAT TTGCCCTCAgaagagaaaattttccagaatggATATGTTGGTGGTGAAAATGAGGAGGGCCGAGGCACAGAACAGAGAGAAGAAGCGCCAACTCAGTCATGA
- the LOC113763984 gene encoding protein MAIN-LIKE 1-like isoform X3, translated as MTTLVPSEADLLMEKRKEPENGGSEGSRKKKKKRQVSTPRPACSWVHFSREFIKEYSASHPGSSGLKTATKAASDAWKLMSPEEKEKYTTRAREVWDKYLSASPARAPKPRRQTKLVTRCSPGRLLNVIQRLTPEQKASVKSMGFGSILGLRCRTLRRSLCLWLLERFNTMRRSLEICGERIPLTPQDVELVMGLAASGKDVVNSGPDDVILELRQKYNATNRGISVRLLEERLAAPEAGEDFKRSFVLYVLGTLLCPTARLDVSPTFLHFLTNVEVIHQYNWGKFLLDRLVREVARYRQGKQRAVGGCLLFLQLFYYECVAVRGLHELAPVSFPCLYSWGEEEISEREKQEKELGGYGAGEVVCKERGLGMGLLGYKRQAEIMPTRIMAPEFDHFPAQEQDGHLVFPIFSLAVELLSLG; from the exons ATGACCACTTTG GTACCAAGTGAAGCAGATCTTCTTATGGAAAAGAGAAAGGAACCAGAGAATGGAGGTTCTGAAGGGAgtaggaaaaagaagaagaagaggcaAGTTAGCACGCCCCGCCCTGCCTGCTCTTGGGTGCATTTTAG CCGCGAATTTATTAAGGAGTATAGTGCTTCACATCCTGGATCGTCGGGTCTGAAAACA GCCACAAAAGCTGCCTCAGATGCCTGGAAGCTGATGAGccctgaagaaaaagaaaaatacactACTCGTGCCCGTGAAGTGTGGGATAAGTATTTGAGTGCAAGTCCTGCCCGGGCTCCTAAACCAAGACGGCAG ACCAAACTGGTTACAAGGTGCTCCCCTGGTCGTTTATTGAATGTAATACAGCGGCTAACGCCAGAACAGAAGGCTTCTGTGAAAAGCATGGGATTTGGTAGCATCCTTGGTTTAAGATGCCGAACTCTTAGGCGTAGTTTGTGCCTTTGGCTATTGGAGAGATTTAACACCATGAGACGTAGCTTGGAGATTTGCGGTGAGCGCATACCTCTAACTCCACAAGATGTGGAACTTGTCATGGGATTAGCAGCTAGTGGAAAGGATGTGGTGAATTCAGGTCCTGATGATGTAATTTTGGAATTGCGTCAAAAGTACAATGCCACCAATCGTGGGATTTCTGTGCGCCTTTTAGAAGAGCGATTGGCAGCTCCAGAAGCGGGAGAGGATTTCAAAAGATCATTTGTTCTTTATGTATTAGGCACTCTTTTGTGTCCTACTGCAAGATTGGATGTTAGCCCAACATTCCTCCACTTTTTGACAAATGTGGAAGTTATCCATCAGTATAATTGGGGAAAGTTCTTGCTTGACCGGCTAGTTCGCGAGGTAGCTCGCTATCGTCAAGGGAAGCAACGTGCCGTTGGTGGTTGTTTGTTGTTTCTCCAG CTTTTCTACTATGAATGTGTCGCTGTTAGAGGATTGCATGAACTGGCCcctgtttcttttccttgcttatACTCTTGGGGTGAGGAAGAAATTAGTGAAAgagaaaagcaagaaaaagagcTTGGTGGTTATGGTGCAGGGGAG GTGGTCTGTAAGGAGAGAGGCCTTGGGATGGGACTACTTGGGTACAAGCGCCAAGCTGAGATCATGCCGACCAGGATTATGGCACCTGAGTTTGATCATTTTCCTGCACAGGAGCAGGACGGACACTTG GTATTTCCCATTTTTTCCCTTGCGGTTGAACTACTGAGTCTAGGATGA